The sequence AGCGACAAGGAGCGCAAGATCCAGGAGCGGCGCGACAACCTCTCCCGTGAGATCGACCTCTACGCCGGCGAGATCAGCGAGTGGTCCAAGAAGTACGCCACCGACGACGTTGAGGGCCTGCACGCCGAGAAGATCATCGAGATCGACAGGCTCAGCCAGGACATCAAGTCCATGGAGATCGCTCTCGCAAACCGCGCCAAGGGTGAGAACGGCGAAGCCCCCGCCGTCACCGAGGACCTCAAGGACAGCATCGAAGTCCTCGCCCAGGAGGACCCCATCCTCACCCGCTGGCTCGAGGATGAGCGCGGCCTCCAGGCCAGCATGGCCGCCCTGCTCCGCAAGGTGACCAAGGACCACCGCGACTACAAGGCGCTCGAGGACCGGCTCGAGGGCGTCCGCGCCCAGATCCAGGCCCGCGCCGAGGAGCTCCGCCGCGTCCCCCGCGTGAACGAGGCGCCCAAGGCCTCACTGATCGCCACCATGACGACCGAGCAGCTCCAGACCCGCATCGACCAGTACAAGAGCCTCATCAGGCAGAAGACCGCCGAGGCCAACGACCTCCAGACCACCAAGCTCGCGATCGCCGAGCGCAAGGAGCGCATCGCCGACCGCAAGAAGGAGCGTGACCAGGTCAGCCAGACGCTCGAGCAGATCCGCTTCGAGAGCCGCGCCTACCAGATGGGCCGCGTCTCCGTCCTCCAGCGCGGCGACCGCCCCGTCGAGCCCTACACCGACCGTCGCGCCGCCCTCGCGGGCATCGGCGCCTTCGCCGGCCTGGGCCTGGGTGGCTTCATCGTCCTCCTCGTTGGCCTGGCCAAGGGCGGCTACCGCTACATCGACGACATCGAGCGCACCGAGGGCGGCGCCGTGCCCCTCCTGGGGACCGTCCCCGACCTCAGCGACGGCGGCATCGAGCAGGAGCAGATGGCCGCGCTCAGCGTCCACCACCTCCGCAACATGCTCCAGCTCCAGTTCGAGGGAACACCCGGCGGCAAGGTCTACACCATCACCAGCTCCTCCTCGGGCGACGGCAAGACCAGCCTCGCCATCGCGCTCGCCATGTCCTTCGCCGCTACCGGCCGCAAGACCATCATCGTGGACACCGACCTCGTCGGCCGCGGCCTCACGCGCCAGCTCGAGCTCCAGGGCCAGACGGGCCTCTGCGAGGCCCTCAACCACGACAAGCTCAACGGCGAGGTCAAGGAGACCAAGGTCCACGGCATGTGGGCCCTCCCCAGCGGCGTGCTCGGCAACTTCGTGCCCGAGCACCTCTCCAGCAACATGATGAAGGGGCTCATCAAGAAGCTCCGCGACCAGTACGACGCCGTCATCCTCGACACCGGCCCCATCCTGGGCAGCCTCGAGGCCAACGTCGTCGCCCCCGCGTCCGACGGCTGCGTGCTGGTCGTCTCCCGCGGCCAGAACGCCAAGACCGTCCGCGCTTCCATCGCGCGTCTCCGCCGTCTCGGCGCCACCTGCTCGGGCCTCATCTTCAACCGCGCCGGCGCCCGCGACTTCAGCCGTAGCGTCAGCACCGCGTCGGTGTCCGCACGCTCCATCCAGGCCAATTCCGCCGCGGCCCGCACCACCGGCACCGCCGGTCGCGCCGCCCTCCTCCGCGCCCTCGAGGCACCCAGCAACGAGCCCAGCCACTCATAAGCCGTGATCACCGTCGCTCCCAAACCCGTGTCAGCCACCGCCGGCAAGCCAGGCCAGCGCGCCGACACCGCCCCGCTGGGGCGCGTGTGGGGCCTCACGCCCGCCGAGCTCCACGACCGCTACTGGGCGTCCAAGCGCATCCAGGTCGTGCGCCTGGGGGGCGGCTCCTACGCCCCCAAGGGCCCGGGCATGTACCTGCTCATCGAGCCCAGCCAGCTCGTGATCTTTGACCTCAAGCAGGTGATGAAGCCCTTCAACGCCGTGCACCCACGGGCCGCCCGCGTCCGCATCCGCGACGAGGCCGACCAGTCCTACACCGAGACCGTCCTGGCCGACAAGGACGATCGCTTCATCGCCATCCGCCGCAACTACCGCGCCCGCACCCACTCCACCGCCCGCGTGTGGATGACCCCCGACCCCACGCTTGCCAGCATCTGGGCGAGCGCCGTCACCCTGCAGCAGGCCCGCAAAGACATCAAGAAAGCGTGCGGCCCCCGCCGCATGATTTCCGTCACCGGCTCCGGGCGTGTCTTCGGCGTCAGCAAGGAAGCGGTCGCCTGCACCCACGTCCTCATGCAGCGCTGGAAGGCCCCCAGCGGCCTCATCGACGACATCTACGAGTACCAGCCCGGCGTCTGGCTGCACGAGGACACCGACGTCCCCGCCGGCGTGCGCTTTGTCGCCCCCGTCTGGGGCGGCGCCGGCCTGAAGCTCACCCCCGGCCAGGTCTACATCGGCCCCCATGCGGTCGGCGACGCCCCCGGCGCCCACAAGCCTGTCGGCGACATCAAGTGGGAAGACCTTGAGATCCCCGCCTACCGCCTGCTCCCACAGGTGCCGCGCCGCCGCATCGGACGCGTCTTCAAGCGCGCCTTCGACATCGTGTTCAGCCTGCTCGTGCTCATCGCCACCGCCCCGCTCTACCCCCTCATCATCTTCGCCATCTGGCTCGAGGACGGTTGGCCCCCCTTCTTCGCCCACACCCGCCAGACCATCCACGGCCGCTCGTTCCCCTGCTTCAAGTTCCGCACGATGTTCCGCAATGCCGAGCACCTCAAGGCCCGGCTGGTCGGCGCCAACGTGTGCGACGGCCCGCAGTTCTACATCGCCGACGACCCGCGCGTCCTCAAGGTCGGCAAGTTCCTCCGCAAGTACCAGCTCGACGAAATCCCCCAGTTCTGGAACGTCCTCCTCGGCCACATGAGCGTGGTGGGCCCGCGCCCCTCCCCCGACAAGGAGAACCAGTTCTGCCCCGCGTGGCGCGAGGCCCGCCTCAGCGTGCGCCCGGGCATCACCGGGCTCTGGCAGGTCCGCCGCACGCGCGAGCCGCAGACCGACTTCCAGGAGTGGATCCGTTACGATCTCGAATACGTCCAGCACGCGAGCTGGAAGCTCGATCTCTGGATCATCATGCTCACGATCAGAAAAGTGCTCGGAGGGTGAGGAATATGTCTCGAAGGAAGCAGAAGCGCATCACGCTGCTGGTGGGCGTGCCGGTCGTGCTCGCCGTCGCCGTAGGAAGCGCCTACGCGTTCAAGGAAGTCCACCGCAACCGCAAGATGGACGTCTCCCTGCGCGAGGGCACCGCCGCCTATGAGGCCGGCGACTACCCCGGCACGATGGACAAGCTGGGCTACTACATCAGCCAGAACCGCAAGGACCCCAAGGCCCTGCTGATGATCGCCAACGCCCGCAAGAGCGTGCCGCTGGAGAACCGCCGTCATATCGCCGAGGCGATCCCCTACGCCAAGCTCGCCAGCGAGGCGGCGCCTGACGACGTCGCCGCCCTCGAACTCCTGCTCGACCTCTACTCCCAGGCCAACTACCGCACCGAGGCGCTCCAGACCGCCGACCGACTCCTCAAGATCACGCCTGCGCACAACGAGGCCCTCCGTGTCAAGGCGTTCCTCCTGGCCAGCACCGGCAAGTGGCCCGAGGCCATCGAGGTCGCCAAGAAGCGCGCCGCCGCCTACCCCGACGACGTCGACGCCAACAAGGACCTCGTCGGCATGATGGCCTCGGGCAACGTCAGCAAGGACGAGATCGCCGCCTTCGCCGACTCTCTCGCGGCTGGCAAGCCCGACGAGCCCCGCTACGTCGTCATGCAGGCAGCCGTCTACGCCCACAAGAATGAGAACGCCAAGGCCGTCATCCTCGCCAAGAAGGCGGCGGCGATGCCCATGACTTCCCCCCGCGCGGCGGAAGAGGTCCTCGCCCTCCTCGACCTCTTCAGCAACATCGACTCGACCCTCCACCCGCTCGGAGACGAGCTCCTCCAGCGCGAGCTCCAGTGCAAGTTCTCGCAGGACATCGCCGTCGTCGCCGCCCAGCGCTCCTGGAAGCACGGCAACACCACGGCCGCCCTCCAGTCCATTGCCAAGGCCTGCGACCCCACCAACCTCAAGGCCGCCAAGGACAACGCCCTCGGCTGGGCCGCGTACTTCCAGCTCGTCAGCGGCAAGAAGCTCGACAGCGCCGAAGTCGCCCCGCTCACGGCCGAGCTCAAGGCCCGCAGCACCAAGGAAGCCCTCTACTGGGGCGAGATCCTCGAGGCTCAGTCTCTCGTCACCGCCGGCAAGCCCCAGGACGCGCGCCCGCACCTGGTCGCCGCCCGCGGCTACGCACCCCAGAGCGACCTCGCCGAGTTCATCGAGGGCGACGTTGACCAACGCGTCGGCGAGTGGCGCCAGGCCGCGGCCCGCCTCAAGCTCCTCGTCCGGGATCAGCCGACGTGGCGCGTCGCCCGCGTCACGCTCGTCAACATCCTGCTGATGAACGGCGACGTCAACCAGGCGGTTGCCGAGGCCGAGGGAGCAATCAAGGCCCGCCAGGGTCCCGCCGAGTACACCATGCTCGCCCGCGCTTACACCCGTCTGGTCGAAGGAGACCAGGGCAGCACCGACAAGATCGAGCGCATCACCCGTTTCGCCGACCAGATCGTCGCCAGCGATTCCAAGGACCTCGAGCTCAAGGCCCTCGCCGCCCGCATTTACCTCGCCGTCAACCGCCAGGGCGAGGCCGAGACCATTGTGCGCTCGCTGCTCGAAGCCAGCCCACCGCCCGAATCCTCCGTCCTCTCCGCACTCTCCGCCGCGCTCCGTCGGCGCAATCCAGCGCTGAGCGAGCAGGTGCTCGCCCGCGCCGCCGCCGACGCCGAGACCCCCGAGCTCGCCCTCCAATCGGCCCTCCAACTCGCCGACAACGGCCAGCGCGAACAGGGCCGCGCCCTCCTCGAGCGCTCCATCCAGCGCAACAAGGGCTCGCGCGAGGTCGAGTACACCGTCCGCCTGGCGATGTACCTGGACTACCTCAACGACCCCGGCGCCCTCGCCCTCTACACCCGCCTCGCCGACGAAAACCCCAGCACCGCGTGGGTGCAGGCGGCGCTGCTCGATTCCCAGTGCGCCTGGAAGGATGAGCAGACCGTCACCACCGCCATCGAGCGCCTCCGCAACGTCACCGGCAAGGGCGGCAGCGGCTGGAAGCTCCAGGAGGCCCGCCGCCTCCTCACCTTCAACCCCAGCCAGCAGCGCGCGTCGCAGGTGGTGCAGCTCGTTGCCGAGGTCCTCAAGACCGACCCGCGCAACCTCATGGGCCTCGCCCTCTACGCAGAAGCCCAGATCCTGCTCGGCGACCGCAACAGCGCCATCGAGCTGCTCGCCCAGGCCGTCGACGCCGACGCCGACCGCCCCATGTTCTACCCGCGCCTGGTCGAGCTGCTCCAGCAGTCCGGCCGCACCGAGGAGGCCGCCCGCCGGCTGCTCGCCTTCACCAAGGTCCCGCGCCTCACGCCCGAGATGATCCGCCGCCGCGCCCGCCTGCTCTCGGCACAGGGCATGTGGGACCACGCCCTGGCCGACTACTCGCAGCTCATCAAGAGCGGCAGCGTTGAGGACAGGTACTCCTACGCCGCCGTGCTCTACCGCAAGGGCGACGTGAACGCCGCCCGCGCCGTGCTCGATGAGCTCGCCGCCGCCAAGGACCTCTCCGAGCTCGTGGTCATCCAGATCGCCGACTTCTACGCCAGCCAGGGCGACTTCGACAAGGGCCGCCAGGTCCTCGAGCAGAAGCTCCCCGCCACTTCCAACGCCAACCGCTCCCTTATCCTCGCCACCTTCTTCGACCGCCACAAGCACCCCGAGCTTGCGGAGCAGCAGTACATCGAGCAGGCCAAGGACAACAAGGCCGAGTCCGTCGCCGAGCTCGCCGCCTTCTACTTCAAGCAGCGCCGCCTTGCCGACGCCCAGAAGGCCCTCGACCGCGGCCTTGCCATCGACGCCAACAACCCCCGCCTCCGCCAGATCAAGGGCTTCATGGCGCTGGGCCAGGGCGAAGGCGCCAACAACGCCCAGGTCATGGCCGAGATCGTCGACGCGATGAACAACGCCAACGCCGACCCCGCGCTCCGCCGCCTCGCGCAGGCTATCCAGGAGTTCGAGCAGGACCCACGCCAGGTCGCCGAGTGGGTTGCGAAGCTTGAAGCCCTCACGCGCGACCACCCCGCCTTCTTTCCCGGCTGGCGCTTCCTGGTGCAGGCCCGCATGCAGCGAGGCCAGGTCCGCGAAGCCGTCGACGCCTCCCGCGCCGCCCTCAAAGCCATGCCCATCGACCCGCGCCCGGCGCAACTCGCGACCGAAGTCCTCGTTGAGGCACGAATGCTCGACGAGGCCCTCGTCACCGCCGACGCCTGGGGCCAGCGCCTCGGAGCCGAGTCCTACGAGCCCGACATGGTCCGCGGCGCCATCCTCGCCATGCTCGGCCGCTACCCCGAAGCGCTCCAGAAGATGGACCGCTGGCGCAACCGCATCATCAGCGAAGCGGACAAAAACCCCGGCCCGCTCGGCCAGTACGCCGAGGTGCTCGCCGCCGTTGGGCGCGAGGCGGACGCCAAGTCCCTCATCTGGCCCCGTATCGACACCGGCGAGGCGTGGGCGCTCACCGCTCTCCGAGTGGCCGAGAAGCTCGAGGGCAAGCAGCAGACCGAGTGGCTCGGACGCATCGAGCCCATCCTCCTTACGCAGAACACGACCCGCGTCGAGCTCGGGCGCGTCCTCTACTCCGCCGGCAGCAAGCGCTCGGACAAAGCCGCGTTCGCCAAGGCCGTCGAGGTCATGCGTCCCGCCCTCGACGACACCCGCACCCGGACGCCCGCGGCCCTCTACTCAGCCGGCTGCGAGGAGGGCCGGGGCAACCGCGCCGAGGCCATCCGCCTCTACCGCGTCGCCATGGAGCAGCTGCCCAACGACCCGCCCCTGCTCAACAACCTCGCCTACCTGCTGTGCGACAGCCCGGACACAGTCGGCGAGGCCGTGAAACTCTCTGCCCGCGCCGTCGAGCTCTCTGAACGCTCGGTCGCCGGCCCGCAGCTCCGAAAGGCCTTCCTCGAAACGCACGGCGTCTGCCTCCTCCGCGCCAACCAGGCGAAGGACGCCGAGTCCGCCTTCCGTAAGGCCATCGACCTCGACCCCAGCGGTATCGAAGCCGGCGTCGGCCTTGCCGAAGCGCTCGTGGCCCAGGAGCGCGGGACCGAGGCCCGCCCGATCCTCGACCGCATCGAGTCCTCGCCCAACAAGCCGACTGACGCCAAGGTTCTAGAGCGCATCAAGGCGCTCCGTGCCAAGCTCGGCTGAGTTCCAGGGAACCCTGCCCCGCCCGCCACAAGCCCGGCCCGCGCCGGGCTTTTTCGTACGCACACCGCGCCCCGTGGTTATCAGACTCGCCCGCACGCCCGGAAGCGTCTGAATAACGGACATCTTGTCGCCGCAATCCACTTCCGAACACGTTGCCGCTTCCATACTTGCGCCCGCGGCGTATATTCCCGGCAGCGGGTTTCCACCCGCTTTCGGTCTGTTTGACGAGAGCTTGGAAGAGAGGCCGCAGATATGAAGACGTCGTTCCTGGTCGGGCTCGCCGCCCTTTCGGCGAGTGTCGCGCTGTCCCCCGCGTTCGCGGGCACCGTGGTCATCGAGCAGCTCGGCGGCGGCATCACGCTCCGCTCAGGCGACCTCAGCGCCACCGTCTTCGGCGCCGGGCAGCCAGGCTGGTCCAACACCTCCCTCGCCAGCGTGCACGCCGCCCTCAACGCCGACGGCATCATCACTGACAACAAGGTCACGACGCTCCTGGCTGACACCGACCACGGCCTTGCCCTCCTGATCCTTATCGATCACGAGACGAACCCCACCCAGCAGTCCCCAGACGCCGCCATCCACATGGCCAGCTTCGGCCACGGCCAGAACATGGCCTACATCAACAACATCGCCTCCTCCGTGATGATCACCCCCAACTCGATCTCCTCGCGCCTGGCCGTCGCCGACTTTAACTGGGACAGCCACGCCGCCGGCGACGGTTTCGGCTGGGCCAACCTTGTGGAGGGAAACGCCCTCAGTTTCCACTTTGACAAGATCGCCGGCACCACGCTCGGCCTCGATGATCCCAACACCTTCCAGTTCGTCACCTATAACGGCAACTCCTGGGAACTCGTCCCCATCACGCCCCAGCAGGGCTCCTTCACAGACGCCGGCCAGTTCGGCTACGGCGCCCGCGTGATCCCGCTGCCCGGCGCTGCCGCGATGGCCGGCGTTTCCCTCGCCGGCGTCGGCCTGATTCGCCGCCGCCGCTGATCTCGTCTGCCCACAACCCGTTTCGTGCCTCCGTCTGTTCAAGGAGAGAGTGAGATGTTCCGTTCGGCCCTTTGCCTCGCCGCCGCGACCTGCCTGGCTTCCGCCGCCAGCGCGGGCGTGATCCACGTGTCCGGGATCGGCGGCGGTTTCGACATGGTCTCCGGCTCCGCGCCCGCCTTCGGCGCCGGTCCGTCCCTGGCCCCCGGTGCCCTCGCCGCGCTCCACGCGCAGCTCAACGCCGACGGCATCACCACCGACGGCCGGATCACGTTCGCCGCCGTGGACACCGACTCCGGCCTCGCAATGGTCGCACTGATCGACAGCCTCATCGCCCCAGTCGGCGGCCCCTCGGCCTCGGGCATCCACTTCAACGGCGTGAGCGATGCCCTCTCCCTGGGCCTCTCCACCGACCCCATCATGGTGTTCCCCAGCGGCCCTACCCGCATCGCCTTCGGCGACTTTGCGTGGGACGCCTCCGGCGGCGGCGACGGCTTCGCCTGGTCCAACCTCCGCCAGGGCACTGCCCTCACGTGGCGTTTCCAGAAGACCGGCCCCATGGGCCTGGTCGAGCCTTCCACGTTCCAGTACGTCACCCGTTCCGGTGACCAGTGGCAGCTCGTCAGCGTCGCCGGCGACCAGTCCGCCTTCAGTCAGAGCGGCGAGTTCGCCTTCGGGGCGACCGTCACCGTGGTCCCCTCCCCCGCCGGCCCTGCCGTGCTCGCCCTGGCCGGCCTGTTGGCGATCCGCCGCAAGCGCCGCTAAGCCCTTCCCCAGAACCCGTTTCCGAGGGGCTCGCCGCAGGGCGGGCCCTTTTTTTTCATCCCAGCCCGGCGGGGGCCCGGTTTGTATGTGAAACTAGGACGTACTTCCGGCCAGTTGGGGCCGGGAACTGTTCCACCCGCCTGATCCGCCGCCCCGGCGCGGCATCGGCGGACACCATTGGCCGATATTCAGACTGGGCCGCCGCTCAACCCGCGGCGTACGTCGGAGGGAGTTCACTTCATGAAGGGCATCATCCTCGCCGGTGGTCTGGGCTCGCGTCTGCGCCCCCTCACCTTCGTCACCAACAAGCACCTCCTCCCGGTCTACGACCGGCCCATGATCTACTACCCCATCCAGTGCCTGCTCAACGCGGGCATCCGTGACATCCTCATCGTCACCGGCGGC comes from Phycisphaerales bacterium and encodes:
- a CDS encoding tetratricopeptide repeat protein, whose amino-acid sequence is MSRRKQKRITLLVGVPVVLAVAVGSAYAFKEVHRNRKMDVSLREGTAAYEAGDYPGTMDKLGYYISQNRKDPKALLMIANARKSVPLENRRHIAEAIPYAKLASEAAPDDVAALELLLDLYSQANYRTEALQTADRLLKITPAHNEALRVKAFLLASTGKWPEAIEVAKKRAAAYPDDVDANKDLVGMMASGNVSKDEIAAFADSLAAGKPDEPRYVVMQAAVYAHKNENAKAVILAKKAAAMPMTSPRAAEEVLALLDLFSNIDSTLHPLGDELLQRELQCKFSQDIAVVAAQRSWKHGNTTAALQSIAKACDPTNLKAAKDNALGWAAYFQLVSGKKLDSAEVAPLTAELKARSTKEALYWGEILEAQSLVTAGKPQDARPHLVAARGYAPQSDLAEFIEGDVDQRVGEWRQAAARLKLLVRDQPTWRVARVTLVNILLMNGDVNQAVAEAEGAIKARQGPAEYTMLARAYTRLVEGDQGSTDKIERITRFADQIVASDSKDLELKALAARIYLAVNRQGEAETIVRSLLEASPPPESSVLSALSAALRRRNPALSEQVLARAAADAETPELALQSALQLADNGQREQGRALLERSIQRNKGSREVEYTVRLAMYLDYLNDPGALALYTRLADENPSTAWVQAALLDSQCAWKDEQTVTTAIERLRNVTGKGGSGWKLQEARRLLTFNPSQQRASQVVQLVAEVLKTDPRNLMGLALYAEAQILLGDRNSAIELLAQAVDADADRPMFYPRLVELLQQSGRTEEAARRLLAFTKVPRLTPEMIRRRARLLSAQGMWDHALADYSQLIKSGSVEDRYSYAAVLYRKGDVNAARAVLDELAAAKDLSELVVIQIADFYASQGDFDKGRQVLEQKLPATSNANRSLILATFFDRHKHPELAEQQYIEQAKDNKAESVAELAAFYFKQRRLADAQKALDRGLAIDANNPRLRQIKGFMALGQGEGANNAQVMAEIVDAMNNANADPALRRLAQAIQEFEQDPRQVAEWVAKLEALTRDHPAFFPGWRFLVQARMQRGQVREAVDASRAALKAMPIDPRPAQLATEVLVEARMLDEALVTADAWGQRLGAESYEPDMVRGAILAMLGRYPEALQKMDRWRNRIISEADKNPGPLGQYAEVLAAVGREADAKSLIWPRIDTGEAWALTALRVAEKLEGKQQTEWLGRIEPILLTQNTTRVELGRVLYSAGSKRSDKAAFAKAVEVMRPALDDTRTRTPAALYSAGCEEGRGNRAEAIRLYRVAMEQLPNDPPLLNNLAYLLCDSPDTVGEAVKLSARAVELSERSVAGPQLRKAFLETHGVCLLRANQAKDAESAFRKAIDLDPSGIEAGVGLAEALVAQERGTEARPILDRIESSPNKPTDAKVLERIKALRAKLG
- a CDS encoding AAA family ATPase, with the translated sequence MKDIIPNDYDNYSGEPRRQHENPVMMLHRHLRGRYGWAALVGFLLAIPLAITGYVAVKPTYTSTGIIRVAPTMEMVLYNNLDDAKVPAMFESMVSTQAALLQSRRVLDMAMQDEKLRTAGWPEAPEGLALLQKNLEVSNRRALELITATVKHPNPELAQKAVNAILESYLTVYEENQSVTTSDKERKIQERRDNLSREIDLYAGEISEWSKKYATDDVEGLHAEKIIEIDRLSQDIKSMEIALANRAKGENGEAPAVTEDLKDSIEVLAQEDPILTRWLEDERGLQASMAALLRKVTKDHRDYKALEDRLEGVRAQIQARAEELRRVPRVNEAPKASLIATMTTEQLQTRIDQYKSLIRQKTAEANDLQTTKLAIAERKERIADRKKERDQVSQTLEQIRFESRAYQMGRVSVLQRGDRPVEPYTDRRAALAGIGAFAGLGLGGFIVLLVGLAKGGYRYIDDIERTEGGAVPLLGTVPDLSDGGIEQEQMAALSVHHLRNMLQLQFEGTPGGKVYTITSSSSGDGKTSLAIALAMSFAATGRKTIIVDTDLVGRGLTRQLELQGQTGLCEALNHDKLNGEVKETKVHGMWALPSGVLGNFVPEHLSSNMMKGLIKKLRDQYDAVILDTGPILGSLEANVVAPASDGCVLVVSRGQNAKTVRASIARLRRLGATCSGLIFNRAGARDFSRSVSTASVSARSIQANSAAARTTGTAGRAALLRALEAPSNEPSHS
- a CDS encoding sugar transferase, with the protein product MITVAPKPVSATAGKPGQRADTAPLGRVWGLTPAELHDRYWASKRIQVVRLGGGSYAPKGPGMYLLIEPSQLVIFDLKQVMKPFNAVHPRAARVRIRDEADQSYTETVLADKDDRFIAIRRNYRARTHSTARVWMTPDPTLASIWASAVTLQQARKDIKKACGPRRMISVTGSGRVFGVSKEAVACTHVLMQRWKAPSGLIDDIYEYQPGVWLHEDTDVPAGVRFVAPVWGGAGLKLTPGQVYIGPHAVGDAPGAHKPVGDIKWEDLEIPAYRLLPQVPRRRIGRVFKRAFDIVFSLLVLIATAPLYPLIIFAIWLEDGWPPFFAHTRQTIHGRSFPCFKFRTMFRNAEHLKARLVGANVCDGPQFYIADDPRVLKVGKFLRKYQLDEIPQFWNVLLGHMSVVGPRPSPDKENQFCPAWREARLSVRPGITGLWQVRRTREPQTDFQEWIRYDLEYVQHASWKLDLWIIMLTIRKVLGG